The following is a genomic window from Streptomyces chrestomyceticus JCM 4735.
CGGGCCCGGGAGTCCGCGAAAGCCACCGAGGCTCAGTTGCGCGAGGCGCTCTTCGGCGCACATCCGGCGGCGTTCGTGCTCATAGCCGAGGACGCCGAGGGCCCGGTCGGCTTCGCCCTGTGGTTCAGGAACTTCTCGACGTGGACGGGCACGCACGGTGTCTATCTGGAGGATCTCTACGTCCGTCCGGAGGCGCGCGGCGGCGGCCACGGCAAGGCGCTCCTCACGGCGCTCGCGGAGATCTGCACGGAGCGCGGCTACGAGCGTTTCGAGTGGTCAGTCCTGGATTGGAACGAACCGTCCATCGGTTTTTACCGGTCGATCGGCGCCGAACCCATGGACGGATGGACCGTCTTCCGGCTCACTGGAGATGCGCTGCACAACCTTGCGGGCGTCTCGAACGTCAACGCAGCGTAACTGGTTCCGATTTGGCGGTGCAGACCCCTAGCCACTGTCCGTACCCGTAGGCTTACAATGAGTGACAGTCGTAGGACTGCGGGACGCTGTGAGTCCAGCCGTCGTACCGGAAGCCGGCGCTGCCTCTTCCGGGCGACATCGCCCCGCAGATCGCGATAGCGTCGCAGGCGAACCATGTGCCGCGCCGGATCGTTCTCCTCTTGTCACGAGAGGGGCCGCGACCGGCGCGAATATCAGCTCAACCAGCTTGTGTCACCTTGGAGGTGAGGGTGTCCCAGATCGCAGGCGAGCCCGGGACCCAGGACTTCGTGGAAGTCCGGCTGCCCGCTGCGGGTGCCTACCTGTCGGTGCTGCGTACGGCCACGGCCGGACTCGCAGCCCGCTTGGACTTCACCCTCGACGAGATCGAGGATCTGCGGATCGCCGTGGACGAGGCGTGCGCGATTCTTCTGCAACAGGCCGTGCCGGGCTCCGTACTGAGCTGCGTCTTCCGCCTGATCGACGACGCGCTGCAGGTGACCGTCTCGGCCCCGACGACCGACGGCCGCGCCCCCGAGCGCGACACCTTCGCCTGGACGGTGCTCTCCGCGCTGGCCGGCAAGGTCGACTCCACCGTCGCGGAGGACCGTACGGTCACCATCAGCCTGTACAAGGAGCGCGGCGCCGGTCCCGGACCGTCATGACCGAACAGGGGGCCCCGTGAAGGATCTTGAAAGCGGCACGCGGATGGCGCCCGTCACGGCCATCCCCGAGCAGCATCATGCCCGGCCGCAACCGGTGGGCGCGGATGACCACGGCGGCCGTTTGGACGCGGCGGAGCAGGCAGAGCGGGCGGACCACATGGACCAGAGCGAGAACAAGCGGAACGAGCGCGATCCGCACACCCCGCACCACCCCCATGACCCTCACGACCCCCAT
Proteins encoded in this region:
- a CDS encoding anti-sigma factor — translated: MSQIAGEPGTQDFVEVRLPAAGAYLSVLRTATAGLAARLDFTLDEIEDLRIAVDEACAILLQQAVPGSVLSCVFRLIDDALQVTVSAPTTDGRAPERDTFAWTVLSALAGKVDSTVAEDRTVTISLYKERGAGPGPS
- a CDS encoding GNAT family N-acetyltransferase, with product MIRTATVDDVPVIHTMIRELAEYERARESAKATEAQLREALFGAHPAAFVLIAEDAEGPVGFALWFRNFSTWTGTHGVYLEDLYVRPEARGGGHGKALLTALAEICTERGYERFEWSVLDWNEPSIGFYRSIGAEPMDGWTVFRLTGDALHNLAGVSNVNAA